The Candidatus Saccharibacteria bacterium RAAC3_TM7_1 nucleotide sequence TGGTTTTTTCGCAGCGAGGGTTCAAGTTCTCGCCAAAGTTCTGCTAATTGGTCAAGACAGAAAAGCATAATTAACAAACCTGCAATGCTAACTACAAGATCTGGAATAGTGATTGAGATTGCTAATGAGCTTACTCCAAAATGAGCTAAATACGAGTAAAGAAATACGTACGCAAGAGCATAGGCAAACGCTGAGGCTATTAGGACACGTGTTCCATCCGTAATCGTGAAGTTACGAAACATATTAGTTACCTAAAACTCCAGCCACTCACTATCTGAACCAGCACCAAGATTGCGAATTTTAATACCTGGCTTTTCTGTTACTACGCCAATCTCTTGTGCAACAACACCGTGCTGCTCGGCAGCCTCAAGAACTTTCTCTGGTTCGTTAGTTGCAACTACCATACCTGGCCCCATGTGCCATTTTCCATAAGCCGTCCTGTCGTCAAAGCCACGAATCTCTTGCATCTTCAGCATAATGTCGGGCGGGGTATTAGGATTACTAATCTCCACACCAAGCCCACTTGGCTCTAACATTCTTCCAATTTTACTGGGCTGACCACCACCAGTTATGTGAGCAACTCCAGTCACCCTAGCAAGTGATTCCTTTGCAATGTCATAACCCCCCGTTAATTCAGACATAAAGCCAGAGTAGATTATCGAAGGGGCTTGTACAAGTTTACCGAGAGCTACATCGCTCAGTGAACGGTCAATTTTGTTGTGCCAGTCTTCACCATATTCTTTCAGCATAGCTTTGCGAACGTCAGTAATTCCATTTGAACGGAAGCCGTGTTCGCTAAAACCAACGAGTGTGTTGCCTGCTTCAATTTGATGTCCTGTCAATATACGGTCTTTATGAGCGACCCACAAGATTGCAGCACCCCAGTTGTAATTAAACTCTCCAAACCCTCCAACACGGTCTCCAAGCTCTGCCACTTCACCATTCACTACAGCAACCTTTGCAAGCCCTGCAGCCGCTACGTAACCGTATGCGAGTTGACGAAGTGCCTCTCGTGTATGTTCTGTATCGTCCAACTGCCGAACATCTAAAATTGTTCCGATTGCGAGTGGCTCAGCGCCCCGCACAACCGCATCATCACATACCATAGCAAACAAGTCATGAGCCACGGTCGAATGGTTATCCATGCGCTCGGCTATCTCAATTTTTGTACCTACCCCATCAAAACCTAGATTGATTTCAAGATTTTCAAAATCTTTATCCTTAAACTGAGAAAGAGGGATTGAACGGAACCCAGAGAAGGATTCATGTGCTTCTCGCACTAATCCTGGTCGATTAGCGTGAGTATGCTTCGATGCTTCGTAAAGCATTTTTGAGGCATCGTCTCCTAGTTCAATGTTAACGTCTTGGATTGGTCTGCGAGATAGTTCTGTCATGTATCAACTATACAGGACGAAAATAAATGCAAAAAGCATAAGCAACTCTATTACATTAAGCTGGAGTTAGAAACCATGTTTAAGAGGTTTAAGAGGACTGTTCTCTTATAACAGGGTCTCACCCTTAACAGATCAAATAAGGCCGGCTTCTATTTTTGAAGAAACCAGGAGTCATAAATCATACATACTAATTAAAAAACCGAGGGGCAAGCCTCGATGTCTTAATTGGTGCGGGTTAGGAGACTCTAACTCCTGGCCTCTTCCATGGCAAGGAAGCGCTCTAACAACTGAGCTAAACCCGCATATGTGATCAGTGATATATTAGTCACTGGATGAAATGTACAAACATGAGCTTTCTTGGCCTGGCAACTCTTCACTCTAACAGCTGACCTGCCCGCCGGGCGTGACAGGCGGGGCTAAACCCGCATGTTGTTTTCAAGGAGTAATTATAGATGAACAGAGCGTTAATTTCAACATTACTCATAGAAAAACACCGACGCTCTGGTTCGGTGTTTTTCCTGGTGGCTCCTACTGGACTTGAACCAGTGACACAAGGCTCTTCAGGCCTCTGCTCTACCAACTGAGCTAAAGAGCCTCGTCGGCGTTCACTATCAACCTCAACTTTTAAACTAGTTTAAAAGTTTCGATTTCCCGTTACGCCTCCTCTCAATTTTTCAAACAGTCGCTTTGCTCCTTGGTTTAAAAAATTGGGGTGCCGCAACACGGAACGAGAACACTCATCATTGTAGCTAAACTAGGGTAAAATCACAAGTCAAACCTTGCTACAATGAACTTAACGCGGGTATCGTATAACGGCCACCCGGGTGACCTTCCCCCGCCTGTACGCGAGATTAGTATAGTGGCAGTACGCTTGCTTCCCAAGCAAGAGGCGCCAGTTCGATTCTGGTATCTCGCACCAAGCATAAGCATTATGATCTCTGTTAATTCAGAGGTTTTTAAATTATTTGCATTGACAAATATACTATTTTAAGTTAAAATATGATAACTTCACCTATCTCTATTTGAAAGGAGGTGAAGAGATGGAGATGACCCAGTCAATCAAGCTGGTCGGAAAGCCCGAAGACGTCATCCGAGATGCAACACTGCTGCAAGAGTTCTTGGAGGGTCTGGAGACTGCCGCGGGCGAGATCCCCGATGTCGGCAATCACCAAGAGTGGCCGACATACGTCGATGGGCTTCTGGAGTTCCAGGGCGCTAGCGTGACTGTTTCCGAGAAGCTCGGACGTACGCTGTCGATCCTCCTGTATGCTCATGGCTCACTGGTCACGCGCAAGACACTCCAAGACATCGTTGTCGAAGAAGGCAAGAAGCCCAACGAGGCACTAGTGCGGATATCACGTCTGCGCGCACTGCTGTCGAAGGACATGCCTAGACTCGAGATCGAGTCAGTGGGTACCGGCTACAGGCTCAAGATCGTCGACTGACAATCAGTTCCTCCATCCCATCACCCTCATGAAAGGAATGCACCCTCTGGGAGCCCCTCAAATGAGGGTGCTTCCATATCTGACAAAGTTCTAAGTGTGTCGGTGAGGGGGCACCAAAATACGAGACGGGAGGCAAGGTTGAGACAGGAGTTCGACTCCCCGCCTGTCTGTTCGACAGAACGGGCAGGTCCTTACCCGCACCATTACCGATAAGAATCGGGTAATTCACACCCGCTACCGTGGAAACCAGATCTATTTCCGCAAAGCTCCTAGTAAAGGGATGCTAAGAAACACCATTATTGCTACGTCCACGAGGACGTTTATATAAACCCCGTAGATTATAGAAATAATCGCCTCAAACACGAGCCATGCACCAATACCAAGCAACAGTATCTTCGTAAGCTCATGATCCTTCTTCTGAATCGCACGACGGCCTACTAGAAGCAGCAAAATGCTAAACCCAATGAAACTGGCGCCATAAAGTCCCTGACTCCACTTTTTAAAGAATGCCTCTGGTACAATTTTTTGGTAAATGGGTAAGCCCTCCAGTCCAAATACTGCATAAAAAATCCCAAATACGATACCGATAAGTCCGGCGATAGTTATCCATAGAAGATACTTCTGTTTCACTCATAGTATTATAGTGCAAAGCTAGATGAAAGCGATACTCTATACACAGGTTCTCTCCGTATATCACTCGAGTGCAAGCTGAATAATTGTATCGATCAGCGATGCGTACGAGATGCCTTCAGCTTGCCACAATTTTGGATATTGGCTGATGTTGGTAAAGCCGGGCAGCGTATTAAATTCATTAAGATACACACCCGACTCATCCGCAAAGAAATCGACGCGCGCTAGGCCTCGGCAGCCAAGAAGCGCATATGACTTATGCGCGATCTGCTGAATCTCTCGGCGCAGCTCGTCAGGAATATCGGCTTTCGTGACAACTTGCGCCTTACTATCGGTAGCATATTTGTCTTCGTAGCTATAAAATTCCTCACCAGGGATAATCTCGCCGACGCCACTTTCGCGGTGCGTTGGCGGATTGCCTAGCACCGCTACCTCCAGCTCGCGCCCTGTAATTGCCTGCTCGATCAATACCACTGAGCTGTGCTTTGAAGCTTTCTCGATAGCGGGGATCAGCTCGTCTTTCCTGTGCACTTTACTGACGCCGATCGAGCTGCCGGCTACCGTTGGTTTTACAAACAGCTGCTCACCGAGCCGCGATGCTAACGCTTCGTACTCCGGCATTTCATCGCCCACATGATAGACGTGGTAAGGTACTACCGGGATGTCATTTTGCGCCAGCAGTTGCTTAGTATAGAGCTTGTCCCAACAAACCGCGCTAGCGCCGAGACCTGACCCAACCGCTGGGATATGCGTCAGATTAGCAAGACCTTGCACGGCACCATCTTCGTGGCCATTCTCACCATGTAGTACCGGGAAAAGTACGTCGATATGAATTGGCCTATTACCGGGAACGGTCAGAAATGCACTGCTCCCCGGTACCGGCGCAAGCTGCACCCCACCGTGAAGCTGTAGATTCGTTGGCCAGCTCTCAAGGAACCACCATTTACCTGCTCGATCGATATAACAGAGGTGGACATCGTATTTTCTGTCATCCATCGCCGCATAGACATTGCTAGCGCTCATCACAGAAACATCGTGTTCAGACGATTCACCGCCAAAAAGGAGTAAAATGCTTGGTCGGCTCATAATGCTACCTATTATAGCACCAGGAAACAAGCAAAGAACGATCGAGATCGTTTTCCGAGTGGCGACGTATTACATTAGTACGAAAGTTCTAATATATACTATAGTCATGGACTCATCGTCACGAATACCGCTCGCTGAACAAATGCGCCCCATAACGCTCGACGAAGTTGTCGGCCAGACGCATCTGCTTGGTGATGCCGAAATCTTGAAGCAGATCATTAAAAACAAACAGCCAGTCAACTTGATCTTGTGGGGTCCGCCTGGTACCGGTAAAACGACACTTGCCCGTATTATTGCACGCGAAGTTGAAGCCGAGTTCATTGAACTTTCAGCCGTGACTAGCGGCAAAAAAGATATTGAACGGATCATCGAGCATGCGCGGCAAAACTGGAATTTACAGCTACGCACCATCCTATTCGTCGACGAGATCCACCGTTTCAACAAGGCGCAACAAGACGCATTCCTGCCTCACGTTGAGTCAGGACTTATCACGTTGATCGGCGCGACAACTG carries:
- a CDS encoding hypothetical protein (RAAC3_TM7_1_921) translates to MFRNFTITDGTRVLIASAFAYALAYVFLYSYLAHFGVSSLAISITIPDLVVSIAGLLIMLFCLDQLAELWRELEPSLRKNHPVAKLVREGLRGTFGIGVIVLLIYGLSGVVVWLLFVAPT
- a CDS encoding Phosphoribosylformylglycinamidine cyclo-ligase (RAAC3_TM7_1_922) — translated: MTELSRRPIQDVNIELGDDASKMLYEASKHTHANRPGLVREAHESFSGFRSIPLSQFKDKDFENLEINLGFDGVGTKIEIAERMDNHSTVAHDLFAMVCDDAVVRGAEPLAIGTILDVRQLDDTEHTREALRQLAYGYVAAAGLAKVAVVNGEVAELGDRVGGFGEFNYNWGAAILWVAHKDRILTGHQIEAGNTLVGFSEHGFRSNGITDVRKAMLKEYGEDWHNKIDRSLSDVALGKLVQAPSIIYSGFMSELTGGYDIAKESLARVTGVAHITGGGQPSKIGRMLEPSGLGVEISNPNTPPDIMLKMQEIRGFDDRTAYGKWHMGPGMVVATNEPEKVLEAAEQHGVVAQEIGVVTEKPGIKIRNLGAGSDSEWLEF
- a CDS encoding hypothetical protein (RAAC3_TM7_1_923), producing MEMTQSIKLVGKPEDVIRDATLLQEFLEGLETAAGEIPDVGNHQEWPTYVDGLLEFQGASVTVSEKLGRTLSILLYAHGSLVTRKTLQDIVVEEGKKPNEALVRISRLRALLSKDMPRLEIESVGTGYRLKIVD
- a CDS encoding hypothetical protein (RAAC3_TM7_1_924): MKQKYLLWITIAGLIGIVFGIFYAVFGLEGLPIYQKIVPEAFFKKWSQGLYGASFIGFSILLLLVGRRAIQKKDHELTKILLLGIGAWLVFEAIISIIYGVYINVLVDVAIMVFLSIPLLGALRK
- a CDS encoding hypothetical protein (RAAC3_TM7_1_926), coding for MSASNVYAAMDDRKYDVHLCYIDRAGKWWFLESWPTNLQLHGGVQLAPVPGSSAFLTVPGNRPIHIDVLFPVLHGENGHEDGAVQGLANLTHIPAVGSGLGASAVCWDKLYTKQLLAQNDIPVVPYHVYHVGDEMPEYEALASRLGEQLFVKPTVAGSSIGVSKVHRKDELIPAIEKASKHSSVVLIEQAITGRELEVAVLGNPPTHRESGVGEIIPGEEFYSYEDKYATDSKAQVVTKADIPDELRREIQQIAHKSYALLGCRGLARVDFFADESGVYLNEFNTLPGFTNISQYPKLWQAEGISYASLIDTIIQLALE